In one Diprion similis isolate iyDipSimi1 chromosome 6, iyDipSimi1.1, whole genome shotgun sequence genomic region, the following are encoded:
- the LOC124406422 gene encoding tRNA (cytosine(34)-C(5))-methyltransferase, protein MGKGRKYKPKKNFAEKRRDKQKNKDEWDKRPQRCYEEIVRENVDFENYYKTQNIVPSEEWHIFMDKMRENLPVAFRITGSKAETRALLDIIKGDFFNEIINTKRENDEEEVTEKEKLYPKCLPFYPDSLAWQLQLTRKDIRRSEAYSRLHNFLIAETASGNISRQEVVSMIPPLVLEVKPQHKVLDMCAAPGSKTAQLIEMIHSDESNPHPEGFVIANDVDNNRCYMLVHQAKRLNSPNILITNHDSSVMPNFNVAKPDGTTEKLKFDRILADVPCSGDGTMRKNPDIWCKWSPANGNNLHGIQYRIAQRGLELLAVGGRMVYSTCSLNPIENEAVIHRILTEVGDSVRLVDGRNLVPGLRCNPGVSHWTPASKNMQYYKTWEEVPEQWQTQIRPHMFPPKTADVDKFHLERSMRILPHHQDTGGFFVAVLEKVKPLPWENKEEKMEVETDKLATNDANSELSLEEEAVKEEANLKATDGKRPLEAEKKPWGPQRKRKRMIGYREDPFVFFKTDKEDVWPSIKEFYDISDKLDPTCLLVRCHEGKKKNIYFTSPAIRDIVKLNEAKVKMINTGVKTFVRCDNKNMKCAFRLAQEGLNSLFDYVGECRKVRISKDDLVMLLQNDNPNTPPEISKLSPDTQSRVKDFATGSCVLIYKEELIEEDNNLNPLVLEMVGWRGTMSLRAYVPTHDAIHYLRLLGADCSKFEKNKFKENQNAETSNAELKNGETIEKDDMTANGKELEDNKDEEESSNKTS, encoded by the exons ATGGGTAAAGGTAGAAAATATAAGCCGAAGAagaattttgctgaaaaacgCCGCGATAAacaaaag AATAAAGATGAATGGGATAAAAGGCCGCAGAGATGCTATGAGGAAATAGTCAGGGAGAatgttgattttgaaaattattacaaaacgCAAAATATTGTTCCTAGTGAAGAATGGCACATTTTTATGGACAAGATGAGGGAGAACCTGCCGGTTGCCTTTCGGATAACTGGTTCCAAGGCAGAAACAAGGGCACTGCTCGACATAATTAAAGGGGATTTTTTCAATGAGATCATCAATACGAAACGAGAAAATGACGAGGAAGAAgttacagaaaaagaaaaactttatcCGAAATGCCTTCCCTTTTATCCAGATTCTTTAGCTTGGCAGCTTCAGTTGACTCGTAAGGACATCCGAAGGTCTGAGGCTTACTCTAGgttacataattttttgattgctGAAACAGCTAGCGGTAACATAAGTCGCCAAGAAGTAGTGAGCATGATTCCTCCCCTCGTTTTGGAAGTCAAACCTCAACATAAG GTTCTCGACATGTGTGCTGCACCAGGTTCAAAGACAGCTCAGTTAATCGAAATGATACATTCTGATGAGAGTAACCCACATCCTG AGGGGTTTGTAATCGCCAACGACGTGGACAATAATAGATGCTACATGTTGGTGCATCAGGCTAAGAGATTGAACAGTCCAAATATTCTGATTACAAATCACGACTCATCAGTAATGCCCAACTTCAATGTTGCCAAACCAGATGGCACGACAGAAAAGTTAAA GTTTGATAGAATTCTTGCTGATGTACCGTGTAGCGGGGATGgaacaatgagaaaaaatccAGATATTTGGTGCAAGTGGAGTCCTGCGAATGGAAACAATCTTCATGG AATTCAATACAGAATAGCCCAGAGAGGATTGGAGCTCTTGGCAGTTGGTGGAAGAATGGTTTATTCCACATGTTCTCTTAATCCGATAGAAAATGAAGCTGTTATTCATAGAATTCTTACCGAAGTTGGTGATTCTGTTCGATTAGTTGATGGAAGAAATTTAGTCCCTGGTCTAAGATGCAATCCAG GTGTAAGCCACTGGACTCCTGCATCAAAGAACATGCAGTATTACAAAACGTGGGAAGAAGTTCCTGAGCAATGGCAAACTCAAATCCGACCTCATATGTTTCCTCCAAAGACAGCGGATGTAGATAAGTTTCACCTTGAAAGGAG TATGAGGATATTACCGCATCATCAAGATACCGGTGGGTTTTTTGTGGCAGTattagaaaaggtcaaaccaCTTCCATGGGAgaataaagaggaaaaaatggaAGTAGAGACTGACAAGCTAGCAACCAATGATGCTAATAGCGAATTGAGCTTGGAAGAAGAAGCAGTGAAAGAGGAAGCAAACCTTAAAGCTACTGATGGCAAAAGGCCGTtggaagcagaaaaaaaacccTGGGGTCCtcaaagaaagaggaaaaggaTGATTGGATATCGTGAGGAtccttttgtatttttcaaaaccgatAAGGAGGATGTCTGGCCGTCAATCAA AGAGTTTTACGATATATCAGACAAGTTGGACCCAACCTGCTTGCTGGTGAGGTGTCAcgagggaaagaaaaagaacataTACTTTACCTCACCAGCTATACGCGACAttgtaaaattgaacgaaGCTAAAGTGAAGATGATCAATACAGGAGTCAAAACCTTTGTTCGTTGTGACaacaaaaacatgaaatgtgCTTTTAGACTCGCTCAAGAAGGATTAAACAGTCTCTTTGACTATGTCGGCGAATGCCGAAAGGTTCGGATCTCAAAGGACGATCTAGTGATGCTTTTACAAAATGACAACCCAAATACTCCACCTGAGATATCAAAATTGAGTCCAGATACACAAAGTCGAGTCAAAGATTTTG CAACCGGAAGCTGTGTACTGATTTATAAAGAGGAATTAATTGAAGAAGACAACAACTTGAATCCTTTGGTCCTGGAGATGGTTGGATGGCGAGGTACTATGTCATTGAGAGCCTATGTACCCACTCATGATGCAATCCATTACCTTCGACTTTTAGGAGCAGATTGCTCTAAATTTG aaaaaaacaagttcaaaGAGAATCAGAATGCAGAGACATCTAATGCAGAACTCAAAAATGGGGAAACTATAGAAAAGGATGATATGACTGCAAATGGAAAAGAACTGGAGGATAATAAGGATGAGGAAGAGTCGAGCAACAAAACATCTTAA
- the LOC124406423 gene encoding protein lethal(2)denticleless: MNILTSVLRREEGFGALSDYDIALRRLKCYQDDVYCGISPSLDTPDFNPEPPVFACKFSTASNNEHVLALANEDGKIAFQNTAIKGNFNERLEGMQAHYNAIFDVAWMPGEMKLVTASGDHTSKLWDVSQGEIKQMESFQAHTRSVKTAVFRHQDKAVFATGARDGAIMIWDIRANHTHYPKPDNCIYNSHSMVSAGGTKSRRRHTQASRTHSITSLVFQDDFTLISCAAGDGIIKVWDLRKNYSSHKRDPVAKNILQYTGGGSRNGFTSLLVCPAGIILYASCMDNIIYAYNIGTCNPKPVAEFYGHQNSTFYVKSCLSPDGRYLASGSSDELAYIWNTNRPGRPLVKLSGHTAEVTCIAWCNIGETKIVTCSDDSRHRLWRVGLEHKGDNSEIEIQGEANPVPIEDALSHLVGGLETTPTLSRQWVHCQEHTPGSDTTIGPSSGPPSSTESVESYNSCEKKALTTSAKRRYSQMTADDLRCKFKSVLSPVEENLEGGSAKRPHLENRGARRLFSSASECGRRLSANYDSDEPGPSSSTINDRTNNEVSFSPTLNLPNYVIDGTAPHLLQISPQKYKENVDWLTKIRKEKFEQKSKTGIRELTSPKATTATAARRSGRSRSTEPRKTIKEPSLLNFFRVSGKECDKELAFTSANLISSQSVPVPCDDAKQKIETKNALS, encoded by the exons ATGAATATTCTGACGTCTGTCCTGAGGCGTGAGGAAGGTTTTG gAGCTTTAAGCGATTATGACATCGCATTGCGTCGCTTAAAATGTTACCAAGATGACGTATATTGTGGGATATCTCCAAGTCTTGATACACCAGATTTTAATCCAGAACCACCAGTGTTTGCATGCAAATTCAGCACAGCAAGTAATAACGAGCACGTACTTGCATTGGCTAACGAAGATGGAAAAATAGCCTTTCAAAACACAGCCATCAAAGGAAATTTTAACGAAAGACTAGAGGGAATGCAG GCTCATTACAATGCGATTTTTGATGTTGCCTGGATGCCGGGTGAAATGAAGCTGGTCACAGCATCCGGAGACCACACATCCAAACTCTGGGACGTATCACAAGGAGAAATCAAACAGATGGAGTCCTTTCAAGCCCATACAAGAAGTGTtaaaactgcagtttttcgtcATCAAGACAAAG CCGTTTTTGCAACCGGAGCTCGAGATGGTGCCATTATGATATGGGATATCAGAGCAAACCATACACACTATCCCAAACCGGACAACTGTATATACAACTCGCACAGCATGGTGTCTGCAGGCGGGACAAAATCACGAAGAAGACATACCCAAGCTTCGCGCACCCACAGTATTACCAGCCTTGTTTTTCAGGATGATTTCACACTGATATCTTGTGCTGCTGGTGACGG AATCATAAAGGTATGGGACCTTCGAAAGAATTATTCGTCGCACAAAAGGGACCCAGtcgcaaaaaatatattacaatatactGGTGGAGGTTCAAGAAACGGTTTTACATCGTTACTTGTTTGCCCTGCAGGCATTATACTGTATGCCAGTTGCATGGATAACATTATCTATGCATACAACATAGGCACATGTAATCCCAAACCAG TTGCAGAATTCTACGgacatcaaaattcaaccTTTTATGTCAAATCCTGCTTAAGCCCAGATGGCCGTTACCTTGCCAGTGGATCTAGTGACGAATTGGCATACATTTGGAATACCAACAGACCAGGACGCCCATTGGTTAAACTTTCAGGGCATACCGCTGAAGTGACTTGCATTGCGTGGTGCAACATCGGCGAAACAAAA ATCGTTACTTGTTCTGACGACTCCAGGCATAGATTATGGCGAGTGGGTTTGGAACATAAAGGTGATAATTCAGAAATAGAAATACAAGGAGAGGCGAACCCAGTACCAATTGAAGATGCTCTGAGTCATCTCGTCGGTGGCTTGGAAACGACGCCAACTCTATCTCGCCAATGGGTTCATTGTCAAGAGCATACTCCTGGATCTGATACTACTATTg GTCCTTCTTCAGGTCCTCCAAGTTCTACTGAATCTGTTGAAAGTTACAACTCCTGTGAAAAAAAGGCTCTGACGACATCGGCCAAGAGGCGATATTCACAAATGACAGCTGATGATCTAAGATGTAAATTCAAATCAGTTTTATCGCCGGTTGAAGAAAATCTTGAAGGCGGTAGTGCGAAACGTCCGCACTTAGAAAACAGGGGAGCTCGAAGACTATTCAGCTCAGCGAGCGAGTGCGGGCGAAGACTCAGTGCAAATTATGACTCTGATGAACCTGGACCAAGTTCGTCTACAATAAACGATCGAACTAACAATGAAGTTTCGTTTTCTCCGACTCTAAATCTGCCCAATTACGTCATAGACGGAACTGCACCGCACTTGCTACAAATATCCCCACAAAAATACAAGGAAAACGTTGACTGGTTAACAAAAATacgtaaagaaaaattcgaacaGAAATCGAAAACTGGTATAAGAGAATTGACTAGTCCCAAAGCAACAACCGCGACGGCAGCACGGCGCTCGGGAAGATCACGGTCAACAGAGCCACGGAAAACAATTAAAGAACCTTCCCTCCTTAATTTCTTCAGAGTATCAGGCAAGGAATGCGACAAGGAACTTGCCTTTACAAGTGccaatttaatttcttcacaATCTGTGCCAGTGCCATGCGATGACGCGAAGCAGAAAATAGAAACGAAAAACGCTTTAAGCTGA
- the LOC124406424 gene encoding acylglycerol kinase, mitochondrial — protein sequence MARIIKFFKIIRNNWKKSTFALAAISYGGSYGIESYNKEQLMRRYCEDAVRYGDMPLPTNLKPRHVTVILNPAANKRKAKDLLEKYCAPLLHLAGIAVTIIQTESEGQARNIVEQLNSRTDAIVVAGGDGSLSDVVTGVMRRCNTNVEIVKQCPIGILPLGQTNNVAKSLFNGYTDLPQIHAMAEATMAVVRGTTKLVDTIQIEPLEQDPENFIKPVYAVGTVEWGAWRDARAKANKYWYWGSLRRYATYVFNGYKNDLTWDCSADLRYSEPCNGCSRCRHDRQNSHSSSSDRRWWHSFVPRRSPSIEIDYSKVLNEKCGSLHEIPIVTTELKMITSNVEPSATPSVPAIKVHLGPEKVSYLDFVKEGWKRADGHKTVNKQTIEAKDIELRPHDTVLKPGQNKMFSIDNEEFDLKPIKVKLLPKSVTMFCAQPMNSAVS from the exons ATGGCCCGAATTATtaagttttttaaaattataagaaataattggaaaaaatccaCCTTCGCTCTAGCAGCCATATCGTATGGTGGGTCTTATGGCATAGAGTCTTATAA caAGGAGCAGTTGATGCGAAGGTATTGCGAGGATGCGGTCAGATATGGAGATATGCCACTGCCGACCAATTTAAAACCGCGACATGTTACTGTCATTTTAAATCCAGCAGCTAACAAAAG AAAAGCAAAGGATTTGTTAGAAAAGTATTGCGCACCACTGCTACACCTCGCCGGAATAGCTGTAACGATCATTCAAACTGAGTCTGAGGGCCAAGCACGGAATATAGTTGAGCAATTGAATTCTCGAACAGATGCCATAGTTGTAGCAGGTGGCGATGGGTCATTGTCAGATGTTGTCACTGGGGTGATGCGAAGGTGCAACACTAATGTCGAGATAGTCAAGCAATGCCCAATTGGCATTTTACCTCTCGGGCAGACCAACAATGTCGCAAAATCACTGTTTAATGGGTACACAGATTTGCCACAGATACACGCTATGGCTGAAGCTACAATGGCTGTTGTCAGAGGCACTACTAAATTAGTTGACACTATCCAAATTGAGCCTCTTGAG CAAGAtcctgagaattttattaaacCAGTTTACGCAGTGGGCACTGTGGAATGGGGAGCATGGCGAGACGCACGTGCTAAAGCCAACAAATACTGGTACTGGGGATCACTTCGTAG ATATGCAACTTACGTATTCAATGGTTACAAAAATGATCTAACTTGGGATTGTAGCGCTGATTTACGATACTCAGAACCATGCAATGGATGCTCTCGTTGTCGCCACGACAGGCAGAATAGTCATTCATCCTCCAGTGATAGACGTTGGTGGCATTCATTCGTTCCAAGGAGGAGTCCATCTATTG AAATTGATTATAGTAAGGtactgaatgaaaaatgtggatCTCTTCACGAAATTCCAATAGTCACAACCGAGTTGAAAATGATTACCAGTAATGTGGAGCCTTCAGCCACTCCTAGTGTGCCAGCTATTAAAGTGCATTTGG GTCCAGAAAAAGTGAGCTACTTAGACTTTGTTAAGGAAGGATGGAAGCGAGCAGATGGTCACAAAACTGTGAACAAACAGACCATAGAGGCAAAGGATATTGAATTACGACCTCATGACACCGTTTTAAAACCA GGACAAAACAAAATGTTTTCGATAGACAATGAAGAATTTGATTTGAAGCCAATCAAAGTTAAGTTACTACCAAAAAGTGTAACAATGTTTTGTGCACAGCCTATGAATAGTGCAGTAAGCTAG